Sequence from the Burkholderia sp. GAS332 genome:
CCGTCAGCCACACGCCGATATGAATCGACTGCACCAGTGCATCGCGTGCCGTGTCGATCAGCGCCAGCGCATTGAGTCCTGACGGCTTCATATCCGCAATCAGTTTCAGGCGCAACGCTTCGTCGATCAGGATACGCAGATCGACGAAGCGCGACTGCCATTGCGATACGGCCGGCTCGCCGAGCACGCTCATCGTGCGCGTGACCACGTCGCGGTAGTGATGCTGCACGACGGTTGCCACAATGCTCGTGCCCAGCATCCCACCCACCATCCGCGTGGACTGCAGCAGTGCCGTCGTGATGCCGAAACGTTCACGCCCGGCAATCTCCTGGCCGAACACATTCAGATTGTTCAGGATGAAACCCAGCCCGATACCGACGGCCGCCATCGGCAATTCGATCCAGATATGCGGTGTTTCCGGATTGGCAAACGCCAGCGCGATCGAGGCGAACAGCAGCAGCGCGAAACCGATCGACAGAATTCGCGTCGGTTTCTTCATATGAATGACGATACGCGTATTCAGCAAGCTGCCGAGTGCGATGCAGGCGGCAATCGGCGTAGCGAGCAGACCGGCTTGTTGCGGCGACAGTCCGAAGCCGCCTTGCAACAGCAGCGGCGCGAAGAAGATCAGCGAGAACATCACGAAGCCGGACAGGAAGCCGAGGATGAACAGCGTGACGAGTTGCGGATCCTTGAACAGGTCGAGCGGAATGATCGGATGCGTGGCGCGTTTCTCGCACACCAGCAAGGCGATGGCGCCCACGATCACGAAAGCCGCCAGCGCCAGGTTGCCGGCCGTCAAACCGTCTTTCGGCACCGCTTCGATGAAAGCCTGCAGGCCGCCCAACACGGCGGCGACCAGCGCTGCGCCGAGCCAGTCGATCTTCACCTCGCCTTCATGCGGGCGCCGGAAGTTGGGCAGATGCGCCCA
This genomic interval carries:
- a CDS encoding drug resistance transporter, EmrB/QacA subfamily; translation: MLGIGLVNMLVALDQTVVSTALPSIVAELHGFEYYAWIASAYLLASVVTVPVFGRLGDYFGRKRFVIAAVITFTVASVLCGVANDMLFLVIARGLQGVGGGMMVGTAFASIPDLFPDPRARVRWQVVMAAAYGIGTAAGPSLGGWMSEHWGWRSTFLINLPVGAAALYFIWAHLPNFRRPHEGEVKIDWLGAALVAAVLGGLQAFIEAVPKDGLTAGNLALAAFVIVGAIALLVCEKRATHPIIPLDLFKDPQLVTLFILGFLSGFVMFSLIFFAPLLLQGGFGLSPQQAGLLATPIAACIALGSLLNTRIVIHMKKPTRILSIGFALLLFASIALAFANPETPHIWIELPMAAVGIGLGFILNNLNVFGQEIAGRERFGITTALLQSTRMVGGMLGTSIVATVVQHHYRDVVTRTMSVLGEPAVSQWQSRFVDLRILIDEALRLKLIADMKPSGLNALALIDTARDALVQSIHIGVWLTAVAALAAALLVQRISHVVFRRS